A portion of the Thermoflexus hugenholtzii JAD2 genome contains these proteins:
- the pgeF gene encoding peptidoglycan editing factor PgeF: MTRWEAIRNGSILFYRFADPPWGEIPHGFLTRRGGVSAPPFASLNLSHSVGDDPAAVAENLRRAFAAAGLRPEETVTAWLVHGNRVLVVDARHGGAALKGVDGLITAERGLALFMRFADCIPVLLADPDLPAVGLVHVGWRGLAAGILESALEAFERHLGRGPSALHAALGPGIGGCCYAVGPEVIEALGPRLGPALLLRRRNGAWHLDLPEAVRLHLRRLGVPAVITAGICTACHTGLWFSHRAEHGRTGRFGVWIRNP, from the coding sequence ATGACACGCTGGGAAGCGATCCGCAACGGATCGATCCTTTTCTATCGGTTCGCGGATCCCCCGTGGGGGGAGATCCCTCACGGCTTTCTGACGCGCCGGGGCGGGGTCAGCGCGCCGCCTTTCGCTTCCCTAAACCTCAGCCACTCGGTGGGCGATGATCCCGCCGCCGTGGCGGAGAACCTCAGACGGGCCTTCGCCGCGGCCGGCCTGCGCCCCGAAGAGACCGTCACCGCCTGGCTGGTCCACGGAAACCGGGTCCTCGTTGTGGACGCCCGGCATGGTGGAGCGGCCCTCAAAGGCGTGGACGGGTTGATCACGGCGGAGCGGGGGCTCGCCCTGTTCATGCGGTTCGCCGATTGCATCCCGGTTCTGCTCGCCGATCCAGATCTCCCGGCGGTGGGCCTGGTGCATGTGGGCTGGCGAGGCCTCGCGGCCGGCATCCTGGAGTCCGCCCTGGAGGCCTTCGAGCGGCATCTGGGTCGCGGACCCTCGGCCCTCCACGCCGCCCTGGGTCCCGGCATCGGGGGCTGCTGCTACGCTGTCGGCCCGGAGGTCATCGAGGCCCTGGGCCCCCGGTTGGGCCCTGCCCTCCTGTTGCGCCGCCGGAACGGCGCCTGGCACCTGGATCTTCCGGAGGCGGTCCGCCTTCATCTGCGACGCCTGGGCGTGCCCGCCGTGATCACCGCCGGGATCTGCACCGCGTGCCACACCGGGCTTTGGTTCTCCCACCGTGCGGAACACGGAAGGACAGGACGCTTTGGGGTCTGGATCCGAAACCCCTAA
- a CDS encoding MDR/zinc-dependent alcohol dehydrogenase-like family protein: MWAVYLNRGLEIRRDYPTPSPPSGEARIRVKLAGICNTDLELMRGYLNFRGVPGHEFVGVVEEAPDHPEWVGKRVVGEINAACGVCPTCRAGRPTHCPNRTTLGISGRDGAFAEYLLLPVVNLHEVPPEIPDEAAVFVEPLAAALEIPEQIHIHPTDRVVVLGDGKLGNLVAQVLQLTGCDLLVVGRNPNKLALLARRGIPVAHVEDVDELSADVVVECTGSPEGFHLARRWVRPRGTLVLKSTYHGTVETNLTMVAVDEVAVIGSRCGPFEPALRLLGQGLVDVQPLIHARYPLQEADKAFEHAARKGVLKVLLEVSP; this comes from the coding sequence ATGTGGGCCGTCTACCTGAACCGTGGCCTGGAGATCCGGCGAGACTATCCCACCCCTTCCCCGCCGTCCGGGGAGGCGCGGATCCGGGTAAAGCTGGCCGGCATCTGCAACACCGACCTGGAGCTGATGCGAGGTTACCTGAACTTCCGCGGCGTGCCCGGCCATGAGTTCGTCGGCGTCGTCGAAGAGGCCCCGGATCATCCCGAGTGGGTGGGGAAGCGGGTGGTGGGTGAGATCAACGCCGCCTGCGGCGTCTGCCCTACGTGCCGCGCCGGACGGCCCACCCACTGCCCGAACCGGACGACCCTGGGCATCTCCGGGCGGGATGGGGCCTTCGCGGAGTATCTCCTCCTGCCGGTGGTGAACCTGCACGAGGTGCCCCCTGAGATCCCGGATGAAGCGGCCGTGTTCGTCGAGCCCCTGGCCGCCGCCCTGGAGATCCCCGAGCAGATCCACATCCACCCCACGGATCGGGTGGTGGTGCTGGGCGACGGCAAGCTGGGCAACCTCGTCGCCCAGGTCCTGCAGCTCACCGGTTGCGACCTGCTCGTCGTGGGCCGGAACCCGAACAAGCTGGCCCTGCTGGCCCGACGCGGGATCCCGGTGGCCCACGTGGAGGACGTAGACGAGCTCTCCGCCGATGTGGTGGTGGAATGCACCGGCTCCCCCGAAGGCTTTCATCTGGCCCGCCGCTGGGTGCGCCCCCGGGGAACTCTGGTGCTGAAGAGCACCTATCACGGCACCGTCGAAACCAACCTCACCATGGTTGCCGTGGACGAGGTGGCGGTGATCGGATCCCGCTGCGGGCCTTTCGAGCCGGCCCTCCGCCTCCTGGGCCAGGGGCTGGTGGACGTCCAGCCGTTGATCCACGCCCGTTACCCCCTGCAGGAGGCCGACAAGGCCTTCGAGCACGCCGCCCGCAAGGGGGTGCTGAAGGTCCTGCTGGAAGTTTCCCCATGA